Within the Thermosynechococcaceae cyanobacterium Okahandja genome, the region GGCGCGATCCTTTGCAGATACAGCAATTGATGTCTTGATTGAGTTGGCGGAGCGGGGTGAGATTGACCCGTGGGACATTCAAGTCATTGATGTCTTTGATCGCTGCTTGGCAGAGCTAGCCAGTCGGGGGCAACCCAGCCTTGGGGAATCCGGCCAAGCCTTCCTATACGCCGCCATGCTGGTGCTCCTCAAAAGCGATCGCCTCGTGGCCATTGATGAGACTCCCCCAGAGGAGAGCAGGGAGTCAGACCTTGCCGAGATTGCCCTTAACCCATCGTTGGCGGTGTTGCCCAGCCACCTAGAACAGCACCTGCACCGCCGTCCTGTGGCTCCCCCCCAGCAGCGTCGGCGTGTCACGCTCGATGAGCTTATTGCCCACCTAAAAACCATGGCCGTACAAACGGAGCGGGCAAAAGTTTTGCGACCCCATACCCCCCGCCCGCGCCGCCGTCCCACCACCCTCAGAACCATTACCCAACTGGCACACCAGGAAAACCTCACCGAAATGGCCGCCGAGGTGGAAATCCTCTTAGGGGATATTGCCCCCGTTGGGACATGGCTCGATTTCAGCGACCTACTCAACCGCAAAAATGATCCGGTGGGCGTATTTTGGGCACTACTGTTTTTAGCGGCCCAGTCCAAAGTTGATTTGCACCAAGAAACCTTCTATCAGGGGTTACAGGTGCGCACCTGCTGTCCTGAAGCAGTGCCCCTCGAAGCCTAGAGTAAGCCCCGGTAGCGAATAAAGATCAGTACCGCCGCCCAAGACCCCAAGGCCACCTTAAAGGCAATAAGGATATTGAGCCAGGGAATCATCCCGCCACTGGGGAGGGTGCCAAACTCGCCGAGGGGCAACCTAACCTCCATTAGGGTACTCGCGCCACACAGGATAAAGACAATGACAAAAATTTTCTCCCAGGTAGCGGCATGGAAGCGGCGATAAATATCCTCTAGCCACTCAGGGGCAGAGGTAATGGCCACCAGACCAATGGCGGTGCCCCCCGCCACACCCGCCGCAAAGCCTCCCCCCGGACTGAGGTGCCCCCGCAGCGCCAGTTCAATACACACAAGGGAGCAAATCGTAGCGCCAAAGCGCGCCAGAACAATGGAGGGCTGATCGTTAAAGCGGCTGACATGCCCGAGGGGCGCTTCGTTGGCGAGGAGGTAATAGGACCCCAAAATGGCAATGGTGAAGACCACCACCTCAAAAATGGTGTCGTAGAGACGGTTGCGCAAAATCACCGCCGTTACCGCATTGGGCACCCCCGCTTCCGTCACCAAGGTATTGACAATGGGGGCGGTTGGCTCTGAAAAAAAGGTGGGCAAGGCCACCATTTTAATGAACAGTAGCAGCGCCGCAAGACCGTAAATGAGGGTCATGATACTCATGGGACAGCTTCCTCGGTTGGGGTTAGAGGGTAGTACACAACGTCGCTCCATGCGGTTAGGGTGGGCTTTAGGAGCGTGTAAAGGCGAGCCACCCGCGTCATGGTCACCAATTGTCGATCTTCCTCGGCACAGAGGGCATGAATCTGCCGCTCGTGTAGGGCAGTTTTTAACTGATCGAAGTTGGGATAAACAATCAACTCCACCCGTAAATGGTGGGGTGCCACTGCTGTCCGTAGCGCCTCTAGGAGCGGATCAAGGGTATCGGTGGAAAGTGCTGAGGCCAGAATTCCTAGCCGCAGCACCAGAGAGGAGCGCACCGCCACGGCGTAGAGCATAATCGAGAGCATGGTGCCCACCAAGGCTTCGGTGAGGGCGACATCGGCGGCTCCTAGGACGGCGTAAATGAGGGCGGCAACCGCCCCGACAATACCGCGAATCACTAGGGCATGGTAGGGATTTGTTTGAAACACCAGCATCAGGGCGGTGAGGGGCAACAGGGCCGTAACAGCAATCAGCCAGTTATCCATCGCTGTCCTCCCCTTGGGAGCAGTAGGCAAGCACATACCCGAGAATTGTGTTCCAAAGGGCCAGGGAAATCACCGCCAGCAGCAGCAGTGGCCACTCCCGCGGAATGCGCAGCAGCACCCCCAGCATTATGGCCATGGAGCCAAGGGTATCGGAAATGGATAAGTAGTGCAGCTTAAACAGGGGCGATCGCCGTCCCACCAGCGGCCATGTGCCCCACAGCCACAGAAAAAGACCAAAACTAATGCAGGCATAACTGAGCCATTGTAAAAGCATGTGCCCCGCCCCCTAAAGATTTGCCACATCCCGTAGTCGGCGCAGAATCTGAGCCAACAACATCAGGGCACCGTTGCCAACGCTGAGGATAATCACACCGACAATGCCAATCATCCAATCATCCCGATCCACTGATACCATCAAGATCATGATGGCTGCCTTGGTGGCAATGCTGGCAAAGGCCAACATTTTTGACCAGATGTGCTCCCCCTTCCAAGCAGCGTACAGGGGAATACACAGAATCAGCAGCATCAGTACCAAAAACGCCGTCATTGGCCGCCCTCCTCGTGTGCTGGTCTTGCCTGTGGCCGTTGCTGCACCAGTTCGTGTACCTCAAACCACCCCTGCTCGTCGTAGTGCAGCACAATAGTTTTGGGGGTAAAGGTAATGGCAAAAATATCGAGAAAAATTAACCCGGGCGATCGCGTCGGACTGACCGGTTGGCGCACCACAGCTTCATGGCGATGGGGGCGCAGCAGAATTTCAATCGCTTCGGCGTAGGCGCGGGGTACCGCCATAGCCACTTTGCCAAGGGTACTTAACCACTGCCGCAGGCTGGCTGCCCGCACCCGACCGTGGGGCAGGAGTAAGGACACCACCACGCCAATAATGATATTCACTAGGCCAAAATCCGCCGTCAGTAGCAGCCAAATCGTTAACCGTAGGGCAACGTTCAGGTAATTGATTGTCATAGGGCTAACCAAATCAAGCCAATCAGGAGCAGCAGGATCATCCCCAGTAGGTGCTCTAAGCGCTCCCATGCCCCCCGCCATGCGGACTCCCAGCGGGACACCCCCAGCCCGACAAGGAGCCACCCCACCACCGGTGGAATCAAGGAGGGCAGAAGTTTTTCAGGGGTGTAAGCCTCTAGATAACCGGCATTGGCCAGCACCAGCCCCCCCAGCAGGACAAGGGTGGCCGCACTATAGCCTAGGGGCAGTGGGGTTGAGGATGGCTGCCGCGGAATAAACACCAGTTTGCTATAGATCGTGGCCGTCAAGACGCTTGCCCCGTACAGCAGCCCTTGCTGCCATGGCTGCAAATAACTCATCGTCAAGGCTTTGGCAGCAAATCCCCCCAACAGGGGAATGCCAATAATGCCGTAGCCTGCAACCATCATCGCGATCGCCACGGGGCGCACCATACCCTGCTGCCGGAGTTCGCCGAGGCGGTAGTGGTTCAGTTCCCCCACACTCAGAAATAAACTGGCCTTTGCCAGCCCGTGCATCAGCGCATACACCCCCGCTGCTGCCGGAGAAATAATCACCCAACCCAGTTGACCAAGGGTACTAAAGCTCAGTAAGCGCCGCACATCATCCGCTAAGAGTGCCAACACCGGCCCAAAGAAAATAGAGCAGAGGGCAAAGAGCTGCACAATGTAACCTATTCCCTCGTAGAGCAGACTCAGCCGCGCCAAGGTAAACACACCTGCATTTTCAACAATCCCGGCCAACAGTGCCGCCACCACCGGCGCTGCCACCACGTTGGTTTGGGGCAACCAAAGACCGCTGACAAAAATCGCCCCCTTGGCCAGCAGGGCCATCAAAATCAGTGCCACTGCTTCTGGGGGTGCTTGCATCAGCACTTGAAACGAAAAGCTGTGGCTGGCCTGATAGACAAAGCCCACCCCCATCAGATAAAACAGCATCGCCACATTGCTCACCATCAGGTAGCGCAGGCCAATCCACAGGGGGCGATCGCTGCGGGGATAGGCAATTAACAGAAAAACAACAATCCCTAGCACTTCCAAGTTGACATAAAGGCTGAGGAAATCTGCCGAAATAAAGACCGTATTGGCACTGCCGTGGAGCAAGCACAGCAGCACATAAAAAAAGGCGCTATAGTTCCCCCGCCATGTATAGAGCACCACCGCCAACAGAACGAGGGCATTGGTCACAATAAAGTAGCCGCTCAGGCTGTCAATTTGCAGGCTAATGCCAAAACTATCCATCAGCACAAACGAGAGGTTGATGTCCTGGATGGTGATGGCTAACCCCACACAGAGCGACAGCAGGGCGATCGCCAAGGTCAGCCCCCGCGCCACCACTGGCAGTAGGTAGAGGGTGAGCCCGGCCACAAAGGGTACTAAAATCCAGGCGATCGCAAAATGAGTCATTGGCAAATTCTTTACAAATACTTCTGATCAATTTCATCGGTTTCGAGGGTGGGGTTATCCCGCGCCAGCTTCATTGCCGCCACCAACATCAAGGTTTGAATCGATAAACCAATCACAATCGCCGTCAAGATCACCCCCTGGGGTACCGGATCCGCGTAGGCAATGGTCGGTGCCGCCCCCGGCCGCAAAATCGGTGTCACCACCCCGCTATGGGTGGCAATAACCACAAACAGGGCAATCACCCCCGTGCTCATCACATCCATCGTCACAATCTTCATCAGCAGATTTTTTTTAACAATGGTGGCCAAAAACCCCACCAAAATAGTGATAAAGATACTGGCTTCCAAATAAATCATGGGGCTTGCTCCTCTAGGGTGACCATGGGCGGCTCACTACGGCCAAAGGCTAGGCGCAACAGCGGCGGCGCCACAAAGGTGGTCAAAATCACCATAATGACAATGGCCACCTCAAGGGGCTTATCAAAGGCACCCACCGCCGTGCCAATACCGGCAAACACCAGCCCGACTTCGCCCCGCGGTACCATCCCCAAGCCAATAGCCAAGCGATTAACTCCCGCTTGACCAAAGACCAGCCAGCCACTGCTGAGCTTCGTCAGAATACCGATTACCACCAAGAACCCGGCCAGCACCAATCCTGCCCGATTTTCCGTCACAAAGGGGTTGAGCAGGGTTAAATCTGACTTTGCCCCCACCACCACAAAGAAGATCGGCACCACCAAATCCGAGACCGGTTTAATCAGTTCTTCCAGTTCATGGCGGGCATCGGTTTCATCCAGCACAAGACCCGCTGCAAACGCCCCTAAAATGGCCTCTAACTGCAAGGCATCTGCAAGAAAGGCCATCAAAAACGCAAAACCAATCGCAGGAATAACCACATTGCCACGGGTTTTTAGGGCCGCGACTACCCCCACAAAGGTTTTGTTAAAGACATTCCCAAAGAGGATGGCACCCCCCAGAAACGCCACCGAGCTAACAATCAGTACCACCACATGGGTAATGTCCGCCGTGCCGGTTTTCGCCAAACTGGCAACGACCGCTAAGACAATAATGCCCAGTACATCGTCAATAACTGCGGCACCAACAATAATTTGGCCTTCCCGAGATTGCAGTTGCCCTAATTCCGCCAGCACCTTTGAGGTAATGCCAATACTGGTGGCGGTCAGAGCCGCCCCGGCAAAAATGGCCGGAATGGTCGGCGTATGGAACAGGGTAATGAGGCCAACCGTTCCCAAGACAAAGGGCAGCGCCACCCCCGCAACCGCCACCACCACCGCCTGCACCCCTACTTTTGTGAGTTGGCGCAGATCTAACTCCAGGCCAATTTCAAAGAGGAGGATAATGACCCCCAATTCCGCCAAGATGTTAATGACCTCGGACTGGATGTCAAACACCGCCCCTAGGGCCGTAGTATCGAGGTGATGCACCCACTGCACCAGTTGCAGGATCACCGAGGTACCGGCGGTTCCGCCACCTTCCGGAAAGACCACCAGATGTAACACCGAAACCCCAACAATAACCCCCGCCAACAATTCCCCGAGAACCGGCGGCAAACCAAGGCGTTGAGTGACTTCGCCCCCCAGCTTGCTGGCAAAATGAATCGTCACCAAACTCAAGAGCACGCTCGCCAACACTGCCGCCGCTGGTGCTACGTCCGTAGCCAGTGGCAGAAGAGGAACACTAAGGGAGCTTAACATTGCGTTTTACCTTGGGAGTTGCCGGGGGGCATAGACCTAAACCAGACTTTACCATCCTCGTGAGGCTTACTTTTCATAGCATTGCCCGCTGCCCGAATTGTTGGTGGCAATCCACTGCTGCGAACCGACCATTGCCGATCTTACCCTTGTTGGTGTCAATGCATATATTACTCTAAATAGATTTTAGTCAATGTCATGGGTGCGAACTTTATAATCTAGAAAAATACTTAACAATTTGCAACATTAGGACGAATAGGTATATATTCTTATTCAGATGCTTTAACTGTTTACTGGACTCGTCCCTTGGGGGTTTGTCTAATGAGTGTCCAATTTCCTTGGCTAACTGTCCTCACCCTGTTGCCGCTAGTGGCGGCGCTTTTAATTCCCGTGTTACCGGATCGCAACGGCAAGACAGTGCGCTGGTATGCGCTGGCCATTGCTCTGGTTGAGTTTGCGCTGTCGGCAACGGTCTTTTGGCAGCACTACGATGCCCAGTCGGCTCAGATTCAACTGACCGAAACCGTGGCGTGGTTGCCCCAGATTGGCTTGAATTGGTCACTGGCGGTGGATGGCCTAGCGGTTCCCCTGATTTTGCTGACGGGTCTAGTCAATACAGTGGCGATTTTTGCGGCGTGGCAGGTGAAGCAGAAGCCACGCTTATTTTATTTCCTGATGTTGGCGCTCTATAGTGCCCAAGTGGGCGTGTTTGCGGCTCAAGACCTAATCCTCTTTTTCCTGATCTGGGAATTGGAACTGGTGCCAGTCTATCTTCTGATCTCGATTTGGGGTGGTCCTAAGCGGCAGTACGCGGCCACCAAGTTTATTCTCTATACCGCTGTTGGCTCGCTCTTTATCCTGTTGGCGGGGCTGGCGATGGCCTTTTACGGTGGTGACTTTACCCTTAACATGGCGGCCTTGGGGCTGAAGGATTACCCCTTAGCCTTAGAACTGTTTGCCTATGCCGGGTTCTTGCTGGCCTTTGGGGTGAAGCTGCCGATTTTCCCGCTGCATACATGGCTGCCGGATGCCCACGGCGAAGCCTCGGCGCCTGTCTCGATGGTGCTGGCGGGGGTGCTCCTGAAAATGGGGGGCTATGGCCTGATCCGCTTTAACCTGCAAATGCTGCCGGATGCCCACATTTACTTTGCGCCGGTCTTGATTGCCCTCGGGGTGGTGAACATTGTCTATGGTGCCCTGACCGCCTTTGGCCAGGAAAACCTGAAGCGGCGGCTGGCCTATTCGTCGATTTCCCACATGGGGTTTGTGCTGCTGGGGATTGGTGCCCTCAACAGCATTGGTTTGAACGGTGCCATGCTGCAAATGCTCTCCCACGGCTTAATTGCCGCCGTGTTGTTCTTCTTGGCGGGGGTGACCTACGAGCGCACCCACACCCTAGCGATGGAAAAAATGAGTGGTATTGCCCAGTCGATGCCGAAAACCTTTGCCCTCTTTACGGCGGGGTCGATGGCCTCGTTGGCATTGCCCGGTATGAGTGGTTTTGTGAGTGAACTCACGGTGTTTTTGGGGCTGACCAACAGTGATGCCTACTCCACCACGTTCAAAGTGGGGGTGATTTTCTTGGCCGCCGTGGGGCTGATTATTACGCCGGTGTATTTGCTGTCGATGGTGCGGCGGGTGTTTACCGGCAAGCAGGCGGGCGATATGTTTGACAAGCTGCTGCTGGATATTAACCCGCGTGAAACGTTTATTGCCCTGTCGTTGCTACTACCTATTCTGGCGGTGGGTCTCTATCCGAAGCTGGCCACCCAAACCTACGATGTGACCACAACGGCGATCGCCACCCACGTCCATGCGGCTTTGCCTGCCATTGCCCAGCATCACTTGCCGCTTTACGCTCAGTTGACCCAGTCGGCACCGACACTGCCCTCGGAAGCTACTGTTGCCGGTCGCCTTCAGGGGATTGGGGCAGGATCGTTCTCTCAGTAGCCGTGAATGGCAGTAATGAGGCATTCGTTGCTAAAGTGGAGTAACGGCATTCCTGCCCTTGGGCAGATTGCATAAACTGAATAAGGTGATTCAATACGCGCTCTATGAGTAATCTTGAGAAACAAATTGAGCAAGCCCGTGAGGAAGCCCATCAAGTCTGTGATACGGAAGGGGCAACCTCTGGCCAGTGTGCCGCTGCCTGGGATGCCCTAGAGGAACTGCAAGCCGAAGCTGCCCATCAGCGCACAGAGCAGCAAGAGCACAAAACCTCGTTTCAGCAGTACTGCGACGATAACCCCGATGCGGCAGAGTGTCGGATTTACGACGACTAAGGCATTCCGATGGCATTTGGTGCCATGAGTCGCTGGTCACAACTGTGGGATCGTCTTGAGGCGGCAACGGGTCAGCGACTCCACGACGGTCAGGCCATTGCCGTGGGTGGGGGCAGTATTAACGAGGCTTACGTTTGGCAGCACCCCACCCAGCGGTTGTTTATTAAATTTAACCGACCTGAG harbors:
- a CDS encoding segregation/condensation protein A translates to MARSFADTAIDVLIELAERGEIDPWDIQVIDVFDRCLAELASRGQPSLGESGQAFLYAAMLVLLKSDRLVAIDETPPEESRESDLAEIALNPSLAVLPSHLEQHLHRRPVAPPQQRRRVTLDELIAHLKTMAVQTERAKVLRPHTPRPRRRPTTLRTITQLAHQENLTEMAAEVEILLGDIAPVGTWLDFSDLLNRKNDPVGVFWALLFLAAQSKVDLHQETFYQGLQVRTCCPEAVPLEA
- a CDS encoding Na(+)/H(+) antiporter subunit B, coding for MSIMTLIYGLAALLLFIKMVALPTFFSEPTAPIVNTLVTEAGVPNAVTAVILRNRLYDTIFEVVVFTIAILGSYYLLANEAPLGHVSRFNDQPSIVLARFGATICSLVCIELALRGHLSPGGGFAAGVAGGTAIGLVAITSAPEWLEDIYRRFHAATWEKIFVIVFILCGASTLMEVRLPLGEFGTLPSGGMIPWLNILIAFKVALGSWAAVLIFIRYRGLL
- a CDS encoding DUF4040 domain-containing protein; translated protein: MDNWLIAVTALLPLTALMLVFQTNPYHALVIRGIVGAVAALIYAVLGAADVALTEALVGTMLSIMLYAVAVRSSLVLRLGILASALSTDTLDPLLEALRTAVAPHHLRVELIVYPNFDQLKTALHERQIHALCAEEDRQLVTMTRVARLYTLLKPTLTAWSDVVYYPLTPTEEAVP
- a CDS encoding monovalent cation/H(+) antiporter subunit G, whose protein sequence is MLLQWLSYACISFGLFLWLWGTWPLVGRRSPLFKLHYLSISDTLGSMAIMLGVLLRIPREWPLLLLAVISLALWNTILGYVLAYCSQGEDSDG
- a CDS encoding Na+/H+ antiporter subunit E encodes the protein MTINYLNVALRLTIWLLLTADFGLVNIIIGVVVSLLLPHGRVRAASLRQWLSTLGKVAMAVPRAYAEAIEILLRPHRHEAVVRQPVSPTRSPGLIFLDIFAITFTPKTIVLHYDEQGWFEVHELVQQRPQARPAHEEGGQ
- a CDS encoding cation:proton antiporter; the encoded protein is MTHFAIAWILVPFVAGLTLYLLPVVARGLTLAIALLSLCVGLAITIQDINLSFVLMDSFGISLQIDSLSGYFIVTNALVLLAVVLYTWRGNYSAFFYVLLCLLHGSANTVFISADFLSLYVNLEVLGIVVFLLIAYPRSDRPLWIGLRYLMVSNVAMLFYLMGVGFVYQASHSFSFQVLMQAPPEAVALILMALLAKGAIFVSGLWLPQTNVVAAPVVAALLAGIVENAGVFTLARLSLLYEGIGYIVQLFALCSIFFGPVLALLADDVRRLLSFSTLGQLGWVIISPAAAGVYALMHGLAKASLFLSVGELNHYRLGELRQQGMVRPVAIAMMVAGYGIIGIPLLGGFAAKALTMSYLQPWQQGLLYGASVLTATIYSKLVFIPRQPSSTPLPLGYSAATLVLLGGLVLANAGYLEAYTPEKLLPSLIPPVVGWLLVGLGVSRWESAWRGAWERLEHLLGMILLLLIGLIWLAL
- a CDS encoding cation:proton antiporter subunit C, with product MIYLEASIFITILVGFLATIVKKNLLMKIVTMDVMSTGVIALFVVIATHSGVVTPILRPGAAPTIAYADPVPQGVILTAIVIGLSIQTLMLVAAMKLARDNPTLETDEIDQKYL
- a CDS encoding cation:proton antiporter, translating into MLSSLSVPLLPLATDVAPAAAVLASVLLSLVTIHFASKLGGEVTQRLGLPPVLGELLAGVIVGVSVLHLVVFPEGGGTAGTSVILQLVQWVHHLDTTALGAVFDIQSEVINILAELGVIILLFEIGLELDLRQLTKVGVQAVVVAVAGVALPFVLGTVGLITLFHTPTIPAIFAGAALTATSIGITSKVLAELGQLQSREGQIIVGAAVIDDVLGIIVLAVVASLAKTGTADITHVVVLIVSSVAFLGGAILFGNVFNKTFVGVVAALKTRGNVVIPAIGFAFLMAFLADALQLEAILGAFAAGLVLDETDARHELEELIKPVSDLVVPIFFVVVGAKSDLTLLNPFVTENRAGLVLAGFLVVIGILTKLSSGWLVFGQAGVNRLAIGLGMVPRGEVGLVFAGIGTAVGAFDKPLEVAIVIMVILTTFVAPPLLRLAFGRSEPPMVTLEEQAP
- a CDS encoding NAD(P)H-quinone oxidoreductase subunit 4, which translates into the protein MSVQFPWLTVLTLLPLVAALLIPVLPDRNGKTVRWYALAIALVEFALSATVFWQHYDAQSAQIQLTETVAWLPQIGLNWSLAVDGLAVPLILLTGLVNTVAIFAAWQVKQKPRLFYFLMLALYSAQVGVFAAQDLILFFLIWELELVPVYLLISIWGGPKRQYAATKFILYTAVGSLFILLAGLAMAFYGGDFTLNMAALGLKDYPLALELFAYAGFLLAFGVKLPIFPLHTWLPDAHGEASAPVSMVLAGVLLKMGGYGLIRFNLQMLPDAHIYFAPVLIALGVVNIVYGALTAFGQENLKRRLAYSSISHMGFVLLGIGALNSIGLNGAMLQMLSHGLIAAVLFFLAGVTYERTHTLAMEKMSGIAQSMPKTFALFTAGSMASLALPGMSGFVSELTVFLGLTNSDAYSTTFKVGVIFLAAVGLIITPVYLLSMVRRVFTGKQAGDMFDKLLLDINPRETFIALSLLLPILAVGLYPKLATQTYDVTTTAIATHVHAALPAIAQHHLPLYAQLTQSAPTLPSEATVAGRLQGIGAGSFSQ
- a CDS encoding Calvin cycle protein CP12; its protein translation is MSNLEKQIEQAREEAHQVCDTEGATSGQCAAAWDALEELQAEAAHQRTEQQEHKTSFQQYCDDNPDAAECRIYDD